Proteins encoded in a region of the Thermoproteota archaeon genome:
- a CDS encoding tetratricopeptide repeat protein: MLSSLREMGQLHPRRIAILAPVLSGYLRERGVEVDEEAVIRGLLSGKGETIEGLQRLTEELGSYAVLAQIGGSRVDYRLLTVLDAAVITLSEIGGIDGIFRSMKDEERAAMLLILGNALYEGGFPDSASKVYGEALEIRRELAARDGRFLPDLAGTLNNLGAALARKGRLDEAIERLEEALEYYR; the protein is encoded by the coding sequence ATGCTATCCAGCCTGAGGGAGATGGGTCAATTACATCCCCGAAGGATTGCGATCCTAGCTCCGGTCCTCTCTGGCTACTTGAGGGAGAGGGGGGTTGAGGTGGATGAGGAGGCCGTTATCAGGGGTCTCCTAAGCGGGAAGGGGGAGACGATCGAGGGCCTCCAGAGGCTCACCGAGGAGCTGGGCTCTTACGCTGTCTTGGCTCAGATAGGGGGGAGTAGGGTAGATTACCGGCTCTTGACCGTGCTTGACGCTGCTGTGATCACCCTATCGGAGATCGGAGGGATTGATGGGATTTTCAGGTCAATGAAGGATGAGGAGAGGGCGGCCATGCTCCTAATTCTGGGAAACGCATTGTATGAGGGTGGGTTCCCAGATTCAGCTTCTAAGGTTTACGGGGAGGCTCTGGAGATAAGGAGGGAGCTGGCTGCCAGGGACGGGAGGTTCCTCCCGGATCTGGCTGGTACGCTGAACAACCTGGGGGCTGCGCTGGCAAGGAAGGGCAGGCTGGATGAGGCGATTGAGAGGCTGGAGGAGGCTCTGGAGTATTACAGGG